TATCTGGGCGCATTACGCGACCAGCCTTATCCAGATCCTCGGCACGCCCGTCGTTGCAATCACCCTGTTGCTCGTCGGACTGGAACGCCTCTTTCACGTAGGCATTTTCGATCCCAAACTCGGCGGTGACCCGGTGCTTTTCCAGCACTTGTTCTGGTTCTATTCGCATCCCGCCGTGTACATCATGATCCTCCCCGGGATGGGCGTGATCAGCGAAGTCATCACCTGCTTTGCTCGCAAGCGCGTATTCGGCTACGAGTTCATCGCCTTCTCGAGCATGGCAATCGCCATCATCGGGTTCCTGGTCTGGGGCCACCACATGTTCGTGAGCAGCCAGTCCACCTATGCGGGCATCGTCTTCTCCCTGCTCACGTTCCTTGTGGCGGTGCCGTCCGCAATCAAAGTCTTCAATTGGACGGCAACGCTGTATAAAGGCGAGATATCCTTTGAAGCCCCCATGATGTTTGCCTTTGGCTTTATTGGCCTCTTCACTATCGGCGGTTTGACCGGCCTCTTCCTTGGCGCGATGGGCACCGACGTGCACTTCCACGACACGTACTTCGTAGTCTCGCACTTCCACTACGTCATGGTCGGCGGAATGGTGATGGGCTTCCTCTGCGGCATGCACTTCTGGTGGCCCAAGATGACCGGGCGGATGTATCCGCAGAATATCGCCATCGTGGCCGCCGTGCTCGTGTTCATCGGGTTCAACTTCACGTTCTTCCCGCAGTTCATTCTCGGCTACTTGGGCATGCCCCGCCGCTACCACGAGTACGCGCAAGAATTTCAGATGCTGAACGTGATGTCGACGGCAGGCGCGTCGGTTCTCGGATTCGGGTACCTTCTGCCTGTGATCTACTTCACGTGGTCGCTGTTCAAGGGTCCTGCGGCAGGGCCAAACCCATGGAATGCGAAGGGCATCGAGTGGCAGGTGCAGTCGCCGCCGCCCACGTTTAATTTCGACGAAGGCCGGCCCATCGTGGTCGAAGAAGCATACGCCTATTCAACGGAGGG
The window above is part of the Candidatus Hydrogenedentota bacterium genome. Proteins encoded here:
- a CDS encoding cbb3-type cytochrome c oxidase subunit I; the protein is MSTIAITPESALPARKHYLNIKTTLASWLLTTDHKRIAILYLISISVFFAAGGFFAGLIRLELLTPKGDLLDGDTYNKVFTLHGIIMIFFFLIPSIPAVLGNFLVPIMVGAKDLAFPKINLLSWYLYIIGGGLAVFALISGGVDTGWTFYTPYSSTYARSEVFLAVSAAFVAGFSSILTGLNFIVTIHKMRAPGLTWFRLPLFIWAHYATSLIQILGTPVVAITLLLVGLERLFHVGIFDPKLGGDPVLFQHLFWFYSHPAVYIMILPGMGVISEVITCFARKRVFGYEFIAFSSMAIAIIGFLVWGHHMFVSSQSTYAGIVFSLLTFLVAVPSAIKVFNWTATLYKGEISFEAPMMFAFGFIGLFTIGGLTGLFLGAMGTDVHFHDTYFVVSHFHYVMVGGMVMGFLCGMHFWWPKMTGRMYPQNIAIVAAVLVFIGFNFTFFPQFILGYLGMPRRYHEYAQEFQMLNVMSTAGASVLGFGYLLPVIYFTWSLFKGPAAGPNPWNAKGIEWQVQSPPPTFNFDEGRPIVVEEAYAYSTEG